ATTAATTTTCTGGTTATTATTACACACTAAACACTGCTTAATTAATTCCGTAGACgtaaatcaaatatttttatcgCAATATTTGTGGAAATTAAAGAATAATTGAACCTAAGTATATAAATgtagttttcttttgtttttcaatgaAATCCAGTTCCTTCTTCCCACAGGAGTTGAATGTCTTCTTCAACCACAGTATAAGGGTTTTTTATTGGCGAACAAAGCTGAATGAAATGCTAGATGCATTCCAGTAAAGAAATGGTAAGATATGATATTGTTGAAGTTAGGAAACAGTCGTTTTTCTTGTgtaacataaatatataattgaaCAAATATGTAATTGAatgataatatatatttttttaatgactGACACTATGTATCAAAATTAATCTCTTGCCACTGGATTATTAATGTGAAAcaattttatgaaaatatttagatattatttaaaaacaaaaataattttagtcaAATGAAAATACATCATAATTTTAGTTAAATAGTTATAAAAAATGTTggcaaaattttaaatttgaatacaATAGGATGTCAAATAACTAAAtgtaaatataattaataaagaaTATTTTAGCAAAATATTATGTTCACATtatcaattaatatatatttgtgtataataaatatgtatattttatttagtaaaCAAATTTGGATTGATCTAGTAAGTAGTTTACTAGTTTGTTTAAGTAAGTATTGGAAGTTCGAATCTCGTCTTGTTTATACAATAACTCGTTGGTCAACAAAAAATCCTTAGAtagagttttgaattttgattcgcaataaattaattattagtatttggagaaaaccaaaaaaatgtgttatttatttaatttatttttaatatatttttatattttaatatatattttatattaataaataatttaataacttatttttatatatatacacataacaTAATTATTGATCTTTtattaaccaaaaaaaaaaaattatcttttacaAGTATTGAAAGaaacaaattaaagaaattattttacttaatttgtaaatttttttaggaaaagtatgaggagccaatggaatatttgtataatgtgtacaatggaggtttatggactattagagatataatcattagtgttacGTTTTTCTATCAGATGaagtttttgggatgagtggtatcataaCATGGTATTAGAGCGCTAGATCCGGAAGGTCAAAAGTTCGATCTTTGGTGAACCCCAATTTTATACTCGGATAGTTATTCTAGATAGTATGAGAgatgttcattttgtaattCATTCCTTTATTCACTCATTTGTTATCATTTGAAATGATTATATGTTATATTTATATTAgattctctttcttcattaaatattaaatactcATGATATTTACATTAAATGTATTGTTCAACGTTAATAttcagtttaattattttattgatctttataattttattaaatttttagttaGATCTTCATGtttttttagttagatttttatactacttttaattttataattagattattttcatgtaaaaaatattaaaattaacataaaatttTTCTCAAAATACATGCGCTCAAagatctaattatatttttaattatgaatacttttaatttgtaaataaatattcagttaattttaatattttttatactataaaaatctaattataaaactaaaaacAACGAAGTAGGACcgaactaaaaaaaatataaaaacttaattacaaATTTGATAAATTTATAGAGACCAACAAAATAGTTAAACTTTAATATTCTTATGTATGTTTAAGGTTACTAATAGTAATTAATATTACTTATTGAAACAAAAATACTTTTCAatctatataaaaatattcaaaattatttCTGTTATATATCCTCTCTCTTCAATAATTATGGGCTGTTTGCTAGTATTATTGTTAGCTTACTTTTGAGTAACTAATATAATTTAGTTAATATGtgttttgaaaatatatattgaaattattaattaaaaatataaaaagataaaaaaattaaatttatatatgtatttattgtatatttattaaaataaaaattaactaatttttaaaataactacttaaaaaattatttaaatatatgaatttaattgaattattgtataaaattctttaatttgtcaatcaaaattaaaatgatttttattaaaaaaaattaccaatTAATGAATTATATCTGAGCTTTTAGTCGTCACGTTGACTTTGTTTTTGTTTCATAATATCTATTAAACTGTCtcgtttattttttaatgtaatatttttaattgaattattaattatactgtaataaataaaaatattaaaaattattttactattttattgttTCATTAAGAGTTGTTTAGTAAAACTAAATTGTTTTTAGATTACTCTTGATTTATTTTAACTCTCTTATTAATTGTATATTATTCAAACAAAATGATAGATAAAAGAAACAACcgaaataaattaacaataaaacgaatgatttttgttataaaatttggATAGGAAAATTATATATGGCAAATATTATAATAGAATAAAGAATAATATAAAGTGACAAATAAAAAACGAAGataatctattatatattaaataaaatttatattaagaTATTGGATACGAATTATTGTATCATGTAAATGCATTTTATTTTAACCTTCTgacattatatatatttttgccgtaaagaatgttaaaatcaggatattttatgatttatagttattaattaattagttattattaatatttttaataatatgagattataattaataatgtaaaattatttatttttttattagttaagtattgatcacattttaataaaagtgttagtctttaaattttttctttttgttatgtatatataaagaATAATATATTATCTATTTACTTAATGTATAAAGTATAAACACGGTTCATGCATGTATGAAATATTAATggcaaaaaaatgaaaaaaaaaacaataaatggcTACCTTAACTAGAATTCACTCATACTCGATCTCCTTTTTTAAgtaagaaatatatatataaatattttcctttcatcaatttttttttaaataaaggtAATGAGTCTATATACATTTCCCCGGCCTACTTTAATAAATTGAGAAATGAGGAATGTATATAGATTATAGACTCGTCACTCttatattaaataatagaaaaaaatttgataaaaggaaaaaaatatcccattatttattattatgattttcaattagttatatatatatatatatatatatatatatatatatatatataatcaataaaaacattaaatttaattatttttatgtaaaattgatAATTGAGAGTCGTTTGATGATTTAATagatttaactaaattatcatCTAATAACAATtcttaactattaattttacatGAAGATAACTACATGTAGAGATGACAATAGGTAATTATAGGAGCAAAGACCCTTCATTCCCCCACTCTCTATTCCTGTTTAAGAAATCGCCCTACATTCTGTCACGGGTCTCCATTATTTCCCCTGCCGAGGGAGGTAAATAATCAGTGATATCCGTGGATattaaactttaaaaaataaaaaacttcaATCATGATAAAATTGTATACAATTCAATTAAAATGTATCaaatcaaactcaattcaaaCACATTTAACATTACTAACCCAATTAACATTATTCAACTAAAACTCCAACATACAAACTAAAAGAAAACgaaataaaaaagtttttaacATAACAACATAACAAATCTTGGTCGACGATTATAACTTGGTGGTCGACGATTATAACTTGGTGATAGTATTGTACTCCGTTTTTATGATGatacaaatttaaataattagttaGTACAAATTTAGATATTATGTACattattaatttgtttttaaatagaactaaaaaaaagaaattaacatACACTAACATCATATATATAAAGGATATTTAAGTAATTTCATTCTGGCAGAGATTTAGTCAGATCTCATTGAGTGGGTACCTTAGTCCCCACCTCCGTCTCGTTAATTCGTGGGGACGACTAGTCTCCGTCCCCGTGGAGATTTAGCGGTtctccattatttttctttctatcgCAGATAATTTCTGCGAATATCCGTgggtttggatttttttatcattttaactGCACGTGAGTTTTTACTTATTTTatcatacaaaaatattatttgtatactaaaattaactactaaTATATTTAGATATAAATACATATAAGTATATGtgtgttttaatttatttttaaaacgtatttgtattttaatatgtattttatactaataacaaattttaatgactaattttaatgtacacaTAACATAATCGTTTATTATATACAtgtcatttttataaaatattttctatattagaaaaataagaaacatgaaaatttcccccttaaaaccaaaaaagaaaaagaaaaaaaatattcttgagagctattaatttttagtattttttatcattatttaatcagtaaaaatattaaattatttttatcaaataaattttattaatttatgtatataaaattttaaaaaatataagtataaattgtattaatttatatatctaaaattttaataaatataaatacaaactatatatttattgtgtaaaaaatatctataaatataaatataaattattaccAGTTAAAtactaactaaaaataataatatttattatgacatcgataaaaaaaatatgaggtCAATTATGACATAAAGGTGATAATTAGTGAGGAGAGCCTTGATAATCTTGTGAACATGTTATTGGCAGCTAATTGTTACCGTTTTTTTATTATAAGTCCTGTTATTTTTTCACTTAAAAAATGATGtcaatacaaaaataattaactaaatttATGAGTCAAAAATAAGAATTTAGTGCTAGAATAGATATTACATCAAAATCtaaagataataaattaaatatttacatAGTCTACGATATCATAATAGGtattcacttttttttattattatatatcattAATCATTAATATTATGAAGAAGTACTTGCCATACGTAGAGGATATGCTTCAATAATTCACTCTATAAATTAGACTTTTCACTAGACTCATATTGTTCATACATACATAGATACACTAGAAGAGTAAGAGAAATCCAGtgtattgacaaaaaaaattctgAAATTTTCATTTTCTGGTTTGCTGTCCATCAGATCTCTTATTCGGTATATGTTAATTCTCTTTCATGTAATCTCCTTACTTTTGTAAAAAGTAGTGAACTTCATACATATATTTCAATGTAATGAGATATATGGATGTCGATTTTTTCATTagtgttttttaattttgtaattttttttaattttatcttctttcttgatatatatatgttctcaactttttatttgtatttttaatttttcagtatttttcatttttattaatatagaTTAACTTTTCATTCAAAAcacaattttttgaaaattttttaaaataaaataaaatattatttttcaaaacaaattatttttatattatttttatatccatatattttttggataaaaaaaatcagataaATCTATCTTAATTTTGGACCAAATCATAATGGATCAACTCTAATTTAAGTTGTAATGGAATGAATCTGTAATTTAATCTCTTAAAATTTTGTTGTGTTAATGAATTAACTAAAATTCTATGTGATGCATTTTGATTCActcacaacaaaaataaaataatgaaaacacaAGTTGAagtataaaaacaaaaaaaaattgataagtCAAAtgtattaaataagaaaaattttataatgATTAGAGTAGGCAAGAATTAGGTAAGATGAGTccaaattgaattaaaatttagcGGTGATTTTCCTGATTTCGGCGTAAAATCGGAAAAGAGACACCTGAAAAatgctaaaattaaaaaaaggtaattcgatttttttaaattgagaTAATTCTATCTGATATtctaattttgttaaaaaaatatattttaataaataatgttaaaattattttttaaaagtattttattttatttatttaaaattttttatttaataatttacaaatcgattaatatttttatttatttttattttttatttatagattattactgaacatattttaatattgattgtgtatcatatttttttcattgaccatacataaaattaatgatgtagaattattaattttgattttagtttgactgattttaattttaataattttaataaattttttaagatgataaattaaatatattaataaatatattatttttattcacaATTAGACAATATGTGATACTCATTTAATAAATTAACATATGAAATAgaagacaaaaattaaaaaaaaaaattttgttacattCTTATCATGAGTTTgttttgaataataatattttctttttattattatttttgcttCTGATACATTGCTCCTGATACAGGTTTATTAGCGATCTCATATAGTGCCGTCTTAACTTCTCTTTCTTTAAATATTGGATAATGAGAACTAATTCAATTTTTACCATCATAAACAATTCTCAAGGTAAGACATACACCATACTAGTTGTTGCCTACTATATCATAACTCTTGATTTTGTGACTTATATATGATATTTGttcattttcaatttttctaCAATGAAAAATTTAGAGACAATCTTTTTATATcaacaatttttaatattttttatttcttaaatttttaatcctaaaattaaaattaaattaataaaaaaaagacaaatatcCTCTTATTTAGAATTCTTTGCATTTCATTCTCAGTCATCTCTCAGTCTTAATTTTTACTTCTTTCGTGTTTAGCTTTCACATATACCCATAATATATCATCAGTCTCGttcatctttttcaatttttgtattattctattctatttttTTGTAAGGTTATTTTTCTGCATTTCTTTTGCTCAATCCTTTTTgcgttaatttttttgttttattttgccCCTGCTTGATTTGCATAATCTTTATTGTGCCTTTACTTTGTTTTGCATTGTCACTATTACtgttttattgttattaaaaCTAGTATCTTTTTAGATATGTTTTTGAATCTCATGCTATTGCTGAAGTTCATGTCTTTTATATCTGTTCTTTTATCATTTCTTTTGCTAGATCTATTGTGGTAAAATATTGATCAATTTTTTGTGGCTAATAATATTGTTTAGATCTATTGTTTAAATATATGTTGTATATGATGTTTAAATTTGTATATAAGTatgttaattttgatattgaagagtgattataaattttttaggattttttttcaattgagaGTCTGGTAAAAAATATAGCGTTGATTctcttattttaaaattctaaactaAAATATATGATGTGTTCGGTTTGTGATATCACAGGAAATAATAATCAACAGGGTCAAGGGAACAGGCAAAACGCAGCACAAGGGAGAATGAGAATTTTCACTACTCCTTCATCAACTTCTGATACTGATACTGGTGGTAATAATAATTCGACactgttttttgaaaatttttcttcCTCAGCTATTGTCTCCCAAGAAAACAGAGAGACTTCAATTATGCTCCCAATTAACAATAACAATTCTGCTACTGAAATAATCCACATCAATGACGAAGAACCAGATCTTGAATCATCATTTTTAGAAGGCAATCTTAATTCTTTCTCTTCAATTTTACCAACAATGGAACAAACCAATCAAGATGCCTCAAATCTTTTAACATTACAAAGAAATTTGAGAATCAACACCGCCAACAACAACAACCGACAAGATGGTGTGTCACTTGATTTATCCTTACACCAGTTTGGCGGTGATGGCAGTGGCAGCTCTTCTACTATGGATGTCATCAGTGGCGGCgctggtggtggtggaggtggAGATGGTCTCTTGACGAGCGTTCTCAACAATACTTCTACTAGACGCATCATGCCTATCAAAAGAACTGCACCTGATTATGCTCGCCGAGAGTTTACGGTGGGTGAGAGCTCAAGTGCCGGTGGTGCTGGTGGTGGATCTGTTGCTCAACCTATGGCAGCCCCCAAGCGCCGCCCCACCGCTAATGAAAATGCGGCGCTGCGCATTTCATCATCATCTAATACCTGCACTTGTACCCCTTCTCCCACTTGCGCTCTCCATGCTTCTGCCAATAATAATCTTTCTTCATCTTCCAGGGAACAACCCCATGAAACTgctaacaacaacaacaaccccCAAAATGTTGTTCGTGTTCCTTCTAGTTTGTGGCCAATTTCTGAGGTGCAACGAGCTCTTCAGTCTGATAGCTTTCAAGTCCTTCAACCTACTGCTActactcctcctcctcctcctcctagtagtagtaataataacaataataacacaACACTTGGTATTATGCAACTTGGTGATGGTTCCTTTATTTACCCCCAACCTGTTTTTGATAGtagccaccaccaccaccaccaaatCCACCATGGCCACCAGCACACGCCAATTAATTCGTTATACCACCATGGCTATCAACGTTTTTTCTCCACTGCTGGCACTTCTCCATTCCGCCCGGCCTCAATCAATTACATGGAGaatcttcctcctcctcatcatcatccgtatgccggttcttcttcttcttcttcgtctcCTTCCCCTCTTCCTTGGAGCACCGTGATTAGGCCAAGGGCTGTTCCTGTGACTCTCACTCAGCGAGTTGGAGGAAGTAATAGAGAATCTAACAACACCAGAAACAACTATCCTTTTTCTTCTCCTGCTGGAAGGGGAACAATCACTGTGACTCAGAATCGTGgaaactcatcatcatcaagctTATTCCCCGGTGGGTCTCCTTCAACACGGCTACTTGAAAGCCTTTTACAAAACGCTGGTACCCCTTCTTCTGGATCTGGCGCTGGTCAGAATAATACAGCAGGTACTACCGTTGGAGCTGTTCCTGCAGTTCAGCAGCTGTCGAACGTTGCTCGTGCATGGATTCGAAGGCTGAACGCTCATGATGAGGCCTTGATGAGAACGTCACAATCTTCTACCCCTGATATTACTCCTCACAGGGCATTGCGAGCTTCTCCTATTGCTGAGATGTATAATTTGCCTACTTATTTTGCTGATGATTCAAGAAGGCTTAGACAAGAggtacatatataataattaatactGTTGTTTCAGTAATCTATGAGTCTCTCTATTTATTATTTGCCATTTACTGAATTGCTCTTTACAACAGATCCGCAATGCCATTGATCATTTGCGTAATGGAGGTTCCGTCCGACTGGAGGTACGATAGTTAGTTAGGGTTTTATGTATGATTAAGACTATTCATACCAATTGAAGATGTTTTATGTGGAGATTATCGTTTGAAATTATTAAACGATTTTACTTGTAAGACTAATATAACACATTTATATTTTAactatgaaaaatattaaaaatcaaCACTTTTCTACCAACAAATTAGCTAGTAATTAAACATAATATTTGAAAGGGAAAtcaaataaaactaatttaaaatataaactttaagatttataatttagaatttagaatgATTATTAGCGATCGACGGTGGTAGTTGATGGTTGACTGATGATGGTAGTAAATTGTatgttagaaaaaaaataattttaaaaaaaattatacatgaGTAAGTTTTTCTGTGTGCTAACAAAAATGGActtatttattgttaatttgttGGTATAGACgtttaactattatttttataagaTGATAGTTTTGTATAAATAactactaattttttaaaattctaaatctCTATATTATCATTAGTTTAATTTACAAATGTATGTGTCTTGTATATAGGAACTTTTAATTCTTGATTACTCCATTGTGCTGAACTTGCTTGACAACATTgaggaggaagaggatgatGTTCCGCAGCAGTTTTATGAGGTGAAAGCTACATATATGAATTGAGCTTAGTTCATGcttttgtaattttaaaataaacatcTTTACTTGTTGGCAGGACGTTGATTACAGTTTGCAAAAAAATGATTCTGATAATAACTTAGTCATCAAATGCATTGCGATCTTTATTTGTAAGCTTTTATGATATGATAGATTTCGTTTAGATAGTATTGATAAAATTACTATtacatttaatattattaaaacaTACAATATATTTGAAAGATCATATAGTATTAAGTTAAAAACCTTAGAAGTAGGCCAAACCCATTTTTGCTTAAAATCACTATTACTTTCAATGACTTATTAGAAATTATTGTTTGATTATCTAAATCCACATTGTCATAATGTTAGACCATAAAGAACAAAAGAATTGTAGAAGGATACTTGAACTTATCAGTATGTATATGAATGAAGAATTGGGGTTTCAGAAGTTAACATGAGTACTTGATTTTGACTGGAGGTAGTTTTTCGATTTTCATTCTATAAAAGTTTCttgtatttttgttaattagTGTTGAACAACAAGGTCTTCTCATGGATAAGAATTGTAAAAACGGCTTTAGTATGGTGATTGAAACCCTACAATGACTTTATATTTGGCTATATATatagttatcaaaacaaaattttatcaTTTGCTTATTATGATGATGAAAACATTGAATTTGCAGTATCTGGGAGACGGGCAGCGAGTGACCAACCCCGATTTAGGACTGACGGAAACCGAGGTTGCAATATGTATTGGACGGGAAATTTTCCAAACTGTTGGTGAGCAGCCTCAGAACATTGATGCATGCGGCATATGTCAGGTGAGTGGTAATATTAGAGAGACAAAAAAAACAGTCAAAATTTATCTtagtatatattaattattgaaataattaataataaatactaaataaaacaaattacGAGTGTTTTTagctaattttttgtttgttatcAAATATTTTCGTCTGAGAGCGGCACCAACTACATTACATTCTTTAATTTACAAAAGCTCACTCATTGAATAAATCTTTTATAGATATAAATACATGTTAAATACAAAatctatattaaaaatatttaattttaaaataaattgatttatgtttcataattttttcaaaaataattttaacagAAAGCAACTAATTATCATTTGTCTCccccaaaataaaaataattttcacaaTTATATGTGCAAAGTGGGTATCTATTCTGTGATCTATATATCTAGTATCTACCTCTTGATTTATTGCTATTTAACATAAAATTTTCGTAACTATTTTCAGGAGGACTATGTTCACGGTGAAGAGCTTGGGAGATTGGATTGTGCGCACAGATATCACCTTTCTTGCATTAGGCAGTGGTTGCTCATCAAGAACAGATGCCCAATCTGCAAGAAAATGGCCCTCACCATCATAGACTTGGAGGACGACGAGGACGATGATGAGTGATCAGAAATGTTTGTTGGACTCATTTTGAATAAAATGGCCATGGTGCTAGAAactttattgttttatttttcatgttGTTGTCTGGTCTACCTTATGCTTGATGCCGTACATTGTGCCTTTAGCCATTGGTTTTGTTTTTCAAGGATTGGATGCTTTGGTTAAACACTTTGGTTGACAATATTGCTAAATTTGAAACGCCATTCGACTAATGCTCGCGTTATTACTTATTTTCACAATTATAAGTTTATAACGCTGCCTCCTTTGACATATTATATTATATGTCGTTTATGCATTGTTGAATATATATAATCAGGGTGTTAGAATGAGCCGGGATGAACTCAGTTCGTCGCAGCAGCTTCCTTGATCCACGCGGTGGTTCCTACAAAAGGACTCTACCACTCAAGTTAAAAGAGTCTCTGAGATAAAGTATGGTAATGTGATGTGTAGGAGTCTTAAGTATGATATTAGATCATGTCTGAAGAACTAATATATAGTTTTTCAACTTGCATTGTTAAGATTGTTATTTTGAGGCCTTTAGAACTGGTGTGGCTTGGGTTATAGGTTGGATGTCTTTTCGTTTGTTTCTTGAAATTGGGACTGAGATCGAGAGACTCAAATTGAGTATTATATTTGCTAAGGAAAAATATAGGTagataatgaaaatattaaacaatatgaACAATGGATATATcagatgttcattttactaggtGTGCAGATGGTTATTCTAATATGAAAATTTAGAGAGGTAATTTGGAGGTGTAGTGTGTTTTGATTTGATTGGTAGTTGTTCATgttgttcaaaaaaattattggtTACTTAGCATAATCCATTTAGTAATTAGAGATTGAAACTAAAATTTCAATCTCAAAAAATAGtatctttaatattttcaaaatatagaAACACAAGAGgctaaaatttttgaatttggatcctctaaattttgaattttcactttagAAGGTAAAGTGTGATCCCTCATCCTTAAATGATTTCTctcatattttttcttaatcatacttataaaataaatggtgaaaaattacactttattctttaaaataaaattcaaaatttagagtatcaaaatccaaaatttttaggGATAGAAATTAAaactttattaatatttttttttaaaatacttttgtgctgtatttttttttactatccATGTCACTCAATGAGTATTTGTCTAGGAGATCTTGTCGAACTAATTTTTTGAGGTATTTGACTATGATATAATCATGTATGGTATATGTTCGTATCTCTGATATAAGGTACAATATTTTGATTTGTTCGCATATCTCTGATCTTAGTAAATTCCAATTTTATTTGGAGGTTTGATTAATTTGGAGTGCATGATGTTCTTGATTATATTCTCCCTTTTGATATTGAATGGTGTGTATGTGTCGAACTTCAGAGTTAATTTGAATGA
The genomic region above belongs to Arachis stenosperma cultivar V10309 chromosome 5, arast.V10309.gnm1.PFL2, whole genome shotgun sequence and contains:
- the LOC130980370 gene encoding probable E3 ubiquitin-protein ligase HIP1, producing MCSVCDITGNNNQQGQGNRQNAAQGRMRIFTTPSSTSDTDTGGNNNSTLFFENFSSSAIVSQENRETSIMLPINNNNSATEIIHINDEEPDLESSFLEGNLNSFSSILPTMEQTNQDASNLLTLQRNLRINTANNNNRQDGVSLDLSLHQFGGDGSGSSSTMDVISGGAGGGGGGDGLLTSVLNNTSTRRIMPIKRTAPDYARREFTVGESSSAGGAGGGSVAQPMAAPKRRPTANENAALRISSSSNTCTCTPSPTCALHASANNNLSSSSREQPHETANNNNNPQNVVRVPSSLWPISEVQRALQSDSFQRVGGSNRESNNTRNNYPFSSPAGRGTITVTQNRGNSSSSSLFPGGSPSTRLLESLLQNAGTPSSGSGAGQNNTAGTTVGAVPAVQQLSNVARAWIRRLNAHDEALMRTSQSSTPDITPHRALRASPIAEMYNLPTYFADDSRRLRQEIRNAIDHLRNGGSVRLEELLILDYSIVLNLLDNIEEEEDDVPQQFYEYLGDGQRVTNPDLGLTETEVAICIGREIFQTVGEQPQNIDACGICQEDYVHGEELGRLDCAHRYHLSCIRQWLLIKNRCPICKKMALTIIDLEDDEDDDE